The following coding sequences are from one Leptolyngbya sp. NIES-3755 window:
- a CDS encoding periplasmic binding protein (similar to AA sequence:cyanobase_aa:Cyan7425_2409) encodes MTIVYRLYRKHIQRLIILLLLIALLQSCYGMINQTSQNYPSKNTSSDCQIAQHEFGESCIPRRPKRAIVMDQESLEILLALGINPIATTTPNLVGSKLPILRDRIRTIADLGKEGQPNLEKIVQLKPDLIMGLYLTPQIYSVLSQIAPTLPIQYSQTGWKDILRQVAKNLDRSQEAKKLLVAYQQRIDTLRLRFAQKTGNLKVCVMRFYTNVQFTQFLNDRSFQINVLEELKILSIPEFQRQQQQLPHSDWGYVMVSLENIDWLNANVIFVALDPGAEKSFQQYTDSPLWQTLKAVKQHQVYTVSSGYWIFGNILSANAILDDLVKYLLDS; translated from the coding sequence ATGACTATAGTTTATCGGCTTTATCGAAAGCACATTCAGCGATTGATAATACTTCTACTATTAATTGCCTTGCTTCAAAGTTGCTATGGCATGATCAACCAAACGTCTCAAAATTATCCATCGAAGAATACATCCTCTGATTGCCAGATTGCTCAACATGAGTTTGGAGAAAGCTGTATTCCACGCCGCCCGAAACGTGCGATCGTCATGGATCAAGAAAGTTTAGAGATTTTATTAGCATTGGGAATCAATCCAATTGCTACTACAACTCCAAATCTTGTCGGAAGCAAACTACCTATCCTACGAGACAGGATCAGAACTATTGCAGATTTAGGCAAAGAAGGTCAACCGAATCTAGAAAAAATAGTTCAGTTAAAGCCTGATTTGATTATGGGGTTGTATCTCACACCTCAAATCTATTCCGTTCTTTCTCAAATTGCACCAACACTACCAATTCAATACTCACAGACGGGTTGGAAGGATATCCTGAGACAAGTTGCAAAAAATCTCGATCGTAGTCAGGAAGCCAAAAAATTACTCGTAGCTTATCAGCAGCGGATTGACACCCTACGATTAAGATTTGCTCAAAAGACTGGAAACTTAAAGGTCTGTGTGATGCGATTCTACACGAATGTCCAATTCACACAGTTTCTCAACGATCGATCCTTTCAAATAAATGTTTTAGAGGAGCTTAAAATATTATCGATTCCGGAATTTCAGCGCCAGCAGCAGCAACTTCCCCACTCAGATTGGGGATATGTCATGGTTAGCCTAGAGAACATTGATTGGCTCAATGCCAATGTAATATTCGTCGCACTCGATCCAGGAGCCGAAAAGAGCTTTCAGCAATACACTGATAGCCCTTTATGGCAAACGCTCAAAGCAGTAAAACAGCATCAGGTTTACACCGTTAGTTCGGGGTATTGGATTTTTGGTAATATTCTTTCTGCTAACGCGATCCTTGATGATTTAGTTAAGTATCTACTTGATTCTTAG
- a CDS encoding TonB-dependent siderophore receptor (similar to AA sequence:cyanobase_aa:Cyan7425_2410) has translation MDRKLGLWLLGLSVGFWAQITWAAELQNSQISNVHRSDRPATSVKEWMAQIEAETIKVTGVTVDRTATGLEIVLTTANNQPLSIDTAQFRTEGNSLIAEIPNAVLTLPDAPTFTVENPTEDIAVIQVRQQEANRIRINVIGNNALPEQEVTLRAGNFAYSLNPEQEEPDEEVVVTGEGQRGYRVPNSTTGSRTDTPLRDLPFSVQVVPQELLRDRQVQSVNEALRTVSGVIAGDSSQSAFESYTIRGFSTGFSGGGVLRNGLRDGTNVTNRIAIPNIERIEVLKGPAGALFSQGAPGGTVNIVTKKPLPVSQYTVEGTIGNFDTYTGSLDLTGPLNDSKTLLYRLTAGASTTGTFIDFFDRRNYLIAPVLTWQISPSTKLTLEGEYTISEQPNDRGLPARGTVLPNINGRLPRNRFIGEPDDALDKNNRYSLRVGYTLDHQLSSDWTLQNAFRATFLRTPQNSLFGSALLDDDRTLERGLFTTSDQSQDTYILDTNIVGTLRTGSITHKLLFGFDLSRDVYSGLNRQFELSPIDLFNPVYGRAQRRFIAEFPKEFISKNSLGIYLQDQIELLPNLKLLVGGRFDIISQKLNSGDISESFQQDEAFSPRVGLVYQPTDSVSLYANYSRSFLQSVGTAFDNTLFQPERGTQYEVGVKADWLNRRLSTTLAFYEITRSNVLTTDPINPNFSIQTGEQRSRGIELDIVGELSPGWKIAVGYAYTDAQITADNTFTVGNRINNVPEHAASLWTSYEVQTGSLRGLGFGLGLFYVGERQGDLDNSFQVPGYTRTDVSLFYRRENYRIGLNIENLFDVRYFESAESPLRVFYGSPFVVRGSISWTF, from the coding sequence ATGGATCGAAAGCTAGGGCTTTGGTTATTAGGCTTATCAGTCGGATTCTGGGCGCAAATAACTTGGGCAGCGGAACTACAGAACTCGCAAATCTCCAATGTTCACCGTTCTGATCGACCTGCAACCAGCGTGAAAGAGTGGATGGCACAAATTGAGGCAGAGACGATCAAAGTAACGGGTGTGACTGTCGATCGAACCGCTACAGGACTAGAAATCGTACTCACTACAGCAAACAATCAGCCATTGTCGATCGATACGGCTCAATTTCGCACTGAAGGAAACAGCCTGATCGCAGAGATTCCTAACGCTGTACTTACATTGCCTGACGCGCCCACATTCACAGTAGAAAATCCAACCGAGGATATTGCAGTGATTCAGGTCAGGCAGCAAGAGGCTAACCGTATTCGGATTAATGTCATCGGCAATAATGCTCTACCTGAACAAGAAGTGACCTTGAGAGCGGGAAACTTTGCCTACAGCCTCAATCCAGAACAAGAAGAGCCAGATGAAGAGGTTGTCGTGACGGGAGAAGGTCAGCGGGGATATCGCGTACCGAACTCTACGACCGGAAGTAGAACAGATACACCGCTTCGGGATTTGCCCTTCTCTGTGCAAGTTGTTCCCCAAGAACTACTACGCGATCGTCAGGTACAAAGCGTGAATGAAGCCCTTCGTACAGTCTCTGGAGTAATTGCTGGAGATTCATCACAATCTGCTTTTGAAAGCTACACGATCCGAGGGTTTTCGACGGGGTTTTCGGGGGGCGGCGTTCTTCGTAATGGCTTGCGGGACGGCACGAACGTTACAAACCGCATTGCTATTCCTAACATCGAACGTATCGAGGTACTCAAAGGTCCAGCAGGTGCTTTATTTAGCCAAGGCGCTCCAGGAGGAACCGTAAACATTGTAACGAAAAAACCTTTGCCTGTTTCTCAATATACGGTTGAAGGAACAATTGGAAATTTTGATACCTATACAGGTTCCCTAGACCTTACAGGACCTTTGAATGACTCTAAAACTTTGCTTTATCGTCTTACAGCAGGAGCTTCTACTACTGGAACATTTATCGACTTCTTTGATCGTCGGAACTATCTAATCGCTCCTGTTCTCACTTGGCAGATTAGCCCTTCCACAAAGCTTACACTAGAGGGAGAATATACAATTTCTGAACAACCAAACGATCGAGGATTGCCAGCTAGAGGAACTGTCCTTCCAAATATCAATGGACGACTTCCTCGAAATCGATTCATTGGCGAACCCGATGATGCACTAGATAAGAATAATCGCTATTCTTTGCGCGTTGGCTATACACTTGACCACCAATTGAGTTCTGATTGGACGTTACAGAACGCCTTTCGAGCTACATTTCTACGAACTCCTCAAAATTCTTTGTTTGGATCGGCTCTACTCGATGACGATCGTACATTAGAGCGAGGATTATTCACTACGAGCGATCAGTCTCAGGACACTTATATCCTAGACACTAATATCGTTGGTACGTTGAGAACTGGCAGCATTACTCACAAATTACTATTTGGCTTTGATCTCAGTCGAGATGTCTATTCAGGGCTAAATCGGCAGTTTGAATTAAGCCCAATCGATTTATTCAATCCTGTGTATGGTCGTGCCCAGAGACGATTCATTGCAGAATTTCCTAAAGAATTCATATCTAAAAATTCGCTTGGTATCTATCTTCAAGATCAGATTGAGCTTTTGCCGAATCTGAAATTGCTGGTTGGGGGAAGATTTGACATCATAAGCCAAAAGCTGAACTCTGGTGATATTTCTGAGTCTTTCCAACAGGATGAAGCATTCAGTCCGCGAGTTGGCTTAGTCTATCAACCTACTGACTCCGTTTCATTGTATGCCAACTATAGTCGCTCCTTCTTACAAAGTGTTGGTACTGCGTTTGATAATACCCTGTTTCAGCCAGAGCGAGGAACTCAATATGAAGTCGGGGTCAAAGCAGACTGGCTTAATCGTAGATTATCAACCACTCTGGCTTTCTACGAAATTACTCGCTCTAATGTCTTGACTACTGATCCGATCAATCCGAACTTTTCAATTCAAACCGGCGAGCAAAGAAGTCGCGGGATTGAATTAGATATTGTTGGGGAGCTTTCACCGGGATGGAAAATCGCGGTTGGATATGCTTACACTGATGCTCAGATTACCGCTGATAATACCTTTACTGTTGGTAATCGTATCAATAATGTGCCAGAACACGCTGCAAGTTTATGGACAAGCTATGAAGTTCAAACAGGTTCTCTAAGAGGTCTAGGTTTTGGGCTTGGACTCTTTTATGTAGGTGAACGACAGGGCGACTTAGACAACTCCTTTCAAGTTCCTGGCTATACCCGTACTGATGTTTCTTTGTTTTACCGTCGAGAGAACTATCGCATCGGCTTAAACATTGAAAACTTGTTTGATGTTCGCTATTTTGAATCGGCAGAAAGTCCTTTGCGTGTTTTTTATGGTTCTCCTTTTGTTGTGAGAGGTTCAATTTCTTGGACGTTTTAG
- a CDS encoding transcriptional regulator, AraC family (similar to AA sequence:cyanobase_aa:Cyan7425_2411), with translation MGSVLFDIDCEDLWQISRQQAHQADPEDASDRIAVCPSAIGEGYKRDIELRSGIDLTFHQYQLKDDLVINRLPPGENSYLEWMFILSSGFQLQNGVEMNQSQHLLAGLVSPGGTVKGLAHRPTVQVDIHLEPERLKTLIGDQPDVLPSELQRMLVRDEALPFSPVRKITPAMHLALQQMLNCPYHGAIKQMYLESKSIEVLSLWFDQVRRLDQVSSSNSPTQRSTTPQITEVERIYQAKNILVGQMDDPPSLLALARQVGLNDCTLKRGFKQVFGTTVFSYLHQCRMEQARSLLLEHRWSVTEVAHKVGYKNLCAFSTAFRKTFGVSPKAMQP, from the coding sequence ATGGGAAGTGTACTGTTCGACATAGATTGTGAGGATCTGTGGCAGATCAGCCGTCAACAGGCACATCAAGCTGATCCAGAGGATGCAAGCGATCGCATTGCTGTCTGTCCGTCCGCGATCGGAGAAGGCTATAAACGTGACATTGAACTCCGAAGCGGCATTGATCTCACCTTTCATCAGTATCAACTCAAAGATGATTTGGTGATCAATCGTCTCCCGCCCGGAGAAAACTCTTATCTTGAATGGATGTTCATTCTCTCATCAGGATTTCAGTTGCAGAACGGGGTAGAAATGAACCAGAGTCAGCATTTGCTTGCTGGGTTAGTTTCTCCAGGTGGCACAGTTAAAGGGTTAGCTCATAGACCTACCGTGCAAGTCGATATTCATCTAGAGCCAGAACGGTTAAAAACCTTGATCGGGGATCAACCGGATGTCCTCCCGTCTGAGTTGCAGCGCATGTTAGTACGCGATGAAGCGCTACCATTTTCTCCCGTTCGCAAGATTACACCCGCAATGCACCTTGCTTTACAGCAAATGTTGAACTGTCCTTACCACGGTGCAATCAAGCAGATGTATCTAGAAAGTAAATCGATTGAAGTCTTGTCATTGTGGTTCGACCAAGTTAGAAGGTTAGACCAAGTGAGTTCGAGCAACTCGCCAACTCAGCGATCGACAACCCCACAAATTACAGAGGTCGAACGAATTTATCAAGCTAAGAACATTCTGGTGGGTCAGATGGATGATCCCCCATCGTTGCTTGCTTTGGCGCGGCAAGTGGGTCTAAACGACTGTACGCTAAAACGTGGATTTAAACAGGTATTTGGCACGACCGTTTTTAGTTATCTACATCAGTGTCGCATGGAACAAGCGCGATCGCTGTTGCTAGAGCATCGTTGGAGTGTTACCGAAGTTGCTCACAAAGTCGGCTACAAAAATCTTTGTGCTTTTAGTACTGCATTTCGCAAAACGTTTGGAGTCAGTCCAAAAGCAATGCAGCCTTAA
- a CDS encoding biopolymer transport protein ExbD (similar to AA sequence:cyanobase_aa:LBDG_52770): MPEVNLVPMMDVIMTILTFFIIVSMTLTNFQSVDVALPSSKSGVNRERPIDPLIVGLNQQQQILLQGSPTTREQLTQTIQTYLAQNPRGTVVLKADKQLTYEEVIQVLGTLKELGGDRVSLAIE; this comes from the coding sequence ATGCCAGAGGTCAATCTAGTTCCCATGATGGATGTGATTATGACTATTCTCACATTCTTTATCATTGTGTCGATGACCTTGACGAATTTTCAATCCGTGGATGTCGCTTTGCCAAGTTCAAAATCAGGAGTGAATCGAGAACGACCGATCGATCCACTGATTGTAGGCTTGAATCAACAACAGCAGATCTTGTTGCAAGGTAGCCCCACAACTCGCGAACAGTTGACCCAGACCATTCAGACTTATCTAGCTCAGAATCCTAGAGGAACGGTTGTGCTGAAAGCCGATAAGCAATTGACTTATGAAGAGGTGATTCAGGTGCTTGGAACGCTGAAAGAGTTAGGCGGCGATCGTGTCTCGTTAGCGATCGAGTAG
- a CDS encoding transporter, MotA/TolQ/ExbB proton channel family protein (similar to AA sequence:cyanobase_aa:LBDG_52760) yields the protein MSTLFDLAAKGGPVMIPMTGLSMLTIACALERAWFWWTVLSGEDRLAHRILAAAELDLDQARSIAESHREVAIARFLYSALKLDRPEPETLRLALESASDKEFARMHKGDKLLETVIAMAPLLGLLGTVTGLIITFFNLRIGGAGSAVDTSKAALGIAEALITTAAGMIVAIVALAIFRLCVTLQAKQMDYFAEIGSELELIYRQVWYKRGSISDEI from the coding sequence ATGTCAACGCTGTTTGATTTAGCCGCGAAGGGTGGACCTGTAATGATTCCTATGACAGGTTTATCAATGCTGACGATCGCTTGTGCGCTAGAGCGAGCTTGGTTCTGGTGGACAGTCTTGAGCGGTGAAGATCGCTTGGCACATCGCATTCTAGCAGCGGCTGAATTGGATTTGGATCAAGCGCGATCGATTGCCGAATCTCATCGGGAAGTTGCGATCGCGCGTTTTTTGTACTCTGCATTAAAGCTCGATCGTCCAGAGCCAGAAACGCTGCGATTAGCATTGGAGTCCGCCAGTGACAAAGAATTCGCCAGAATGCACAAAGGCGATAAGCTACTCGAAACGGTGATTGCAATGGCTCCTTTGCTGGGCTTGCTGGGAACCGTGACGGGACTGATCATCACGTTTTTTAATCTTAGGATTGGAGGTGCTGGTAGTGCCGTCGATACTTCTAAAGCAGCGTTGGGAATTGCAGAAGCATTGATCACGACAGCAGCAGGAATGATTGTTGCGATCGTCGCTTTAGCCATTTTCCGACTGTGTGTTACGCTGCAAGCAAAACAGATGGATTACTTCGCAGAGATTGGCAGTGAGCTAGAGCTAATCTATCGGCAAGTTTGGTACAAGCGAGGAAGTATCAGCGATGAAATCTAA